The proteins below come from a single Synechococcus sp. WH 8101 genomic window:
- a CDS encoding ABC transporter ATP-binding protein, whose amino-acid sequence MPEATDESTRRGSVRIERLSYSWPCGTRALDHCSLEIPGSGLWMLVGSNGSGKSTLFRLLAGLLTPQHGRISHHLRPALVFQNPDHQLLLPSCGSELLLHLPPGCPADQRPHRIEQALEQVGLAGMVSRPIHTLSGGQKQRLAIAGALASEASLLLLDEPTALLDPASQQTVLGTVQQLCHRSRAPLTALWVTHRLDELDHADGAARMEQGRIGAWQSGRQLRQRLQALAGRRG is encoded by the coding sequence ATGCCTGAGGCCACGGATGAGTCCACACGTCGGGGCAGCGTTCGCATTGAACGCCTGAGCTACAGCTGGCCCTGTGGAACCAGGGCCCTGGACCACTGCAGCCTGGAGATCCCCGGTTCCGGCCTCTGGATGTTGGTGGGCAGCAATGGCAGTGGCAAAAGCACGCTGTTTCGCTTGCTTGCCGGGCTGCTCACGCCGCAGCACGGACGGATCAGCCATCACCTCCGCCCGGCTTTGGTGTTTCAGAACCCCGACCATCAGCTGTTGCTCCCCAGCTGTGGCAGTGAGCTGCTGCTGCATCTGCCGCCAGGCTGCCCGGCCGATCAGCGCCCCCACAGAATTGAACAAGCCCTGGAACAGGTGGGTCTTGCAGGCATGGTGTCTCGTCCGATCCACACCCTCAGCGGCGGCCAGAAACAGCGGCTGGCGATTGCCGGCGCCCTCGCCAGCGAAGCCAGCCTGCTCCTGCTCGACGAACCCACCGCCCTGCTCGACCCCGCCAGCCAGCAGACGGTGCTGGGAACCGTGCAGCAGCTCTGCCATCGCTCCCGGGCCCCCCTCACAGCCCTCTGGGTGACCCATCGGCTCGATGAGCTCGACCATGCCGATGGAGCCGCCCGCATGGAACAGGGACGGATCGGCGCCTGGCAATCAGGCCGCCAGCTGCGGCAACGGCTTCAGGCCCTTGCCGGTCGGCGGGGCTGA
- a CDS encoding response regulator transcription factor: protein MKPCILLIEDDRDMRELVGGHLEHNGFDVQRAEDGIKGQALALQYSPDLILLDLMLPKVDGLTLCQRLRRDERTAGIPILMLTALGGTKDKVSGFNSGADDYLTKPFDLEELQVRIKALLRRSDRGPVGSGTHQEILSYGPLTLVPERFEAIWFDNPVRLTHLEFELLHCLLQRHGQTVAPSLILKEVWGYEPDDDIETIRVHVRHLRTKLEPDPRKPRFIKTVYGAGYCLELPTGAQLEDLGDVLAQARQNREEHEQAKRASA from the coding sequence ATGAAACCCTGCATCCTGCTGATTGAAGACGACAGGGATATGCGCGAGCTCGTGGGCGGGCACCTCGAGCACAACGGCTTTGATGTGCAACGCGCCGAAGACGGCATCAAGGGTCAGGCCCTAGCGCTGCAGTACTCCCCCGATCTGATCCTGCTCGACCTGATGCTGCCGAAGGTCGATGGCCTCACGCTCTGTCAGCGACTCCGCCGCGATGAACGCACCGCTGGCATCCCGATCCTGATGCTCACGGCCCTGGGCGGCACCAAAGACAAGGTGAGTGGCTTCAACTCCGGTGCCGACGACTACCTCACCAAACCCTTTGACCTCGAAGAACTGCAGGTGAGGATCAAAGCTCTGCTTCGTCGCAGTGATCGGGGGCCCGTCGGCAGCGGAACTCACCAGGAAATCCTCAGCTACGGCCCGCTCACCCTGGTGCCGGAACGTTTCGAGGCGATCTGGTTTGACAATCCCGTGCGCCTCACCCACCTGGAGTTCGAGCTGCTGCACTGCCTGCTGCAGCGTCATGGTCAAACCGTGGCGCCATCGTTGATCCTCAAAGAGGTGTGGGGGTACGAACCAGACGACGACATCGAAACCATCCGGGTGCATGTGCGACACCTGCGCACCAAACTCGAGCCCGATCCGCGCAAACCGCGTTTCATCAAAACCGTGTATGGCGCCGGCTACTGCCTGGAATTACCCACCGGCGCTCAACTTGAAGATCTGGGCGATGTGTTGGCCCAGGCCCGCCAAAACCGCGAGGAGCACGAGCAGGCCAAACGGGCCAGCGCCTGA